actttaagactaattactgacccaaaaatgtgagtacatcagtaaaattctacataaacatgaatgatttgatggtgggtatataagattcggcatggccgaatttaacactcttacttgttaaacctgggaaaataattctaccgatctatataattggccattttctaaaactatattatgcactaaattatataccaaaacaaatggcaatttaaatgctttaaaatggtgcataaacgactgtcctagcacgaaaactgccaaagttaattgcaaccatatgggaacctctgTTGGAGGAGATCATATTTTTTGTCACCGACTGTTtaattacttgtttgttttttcgttcGTACTTTCCAATAcccttaatgttgttgttattaatactGCGTCTGTTAATGAGTGTATTATTGTTAGTGCAAATTTTTGTCATTCTTCTTTCTGTCGTGTACGTACAtgcatttgttatttatttaaatataagtaaGCATAATGTGTGTACCAACAAtagttgaatatttttgtttttggataaCGGACCActtgatatttataatttgtaaattctttGTGGTCCATAaacattagtttttaattttaaagatagtAGTAATCGAACCTGCACATGGGCAACATCATATGTACGGCAAATCTCTCAcgcattattaaaatatttatttttgtaataggtattttattatattgcgACATTTTTGGCGACCGAGACAGGACACGGcacttaagttttaaataaaactcaattatttaatttggttTTGAGGATTTCCTGGCCCGTAGAGCCACATCTTTGTAGAATTTGTGTGTATACCAGTTACACGAATATTACCTTTTCGCTCCAGCAGAACCAATTTGTGGTACTGTTGCAAATACTTTCGAGAAATTCTTAGAGCCAACTTAAGAGCTGTTGTTCTCCTTAGTAGaacagaaaaaattgtttttctgtaATTTCAAAACCAATTTGTAgtccaaataaataattaaatttatttgatttcacattttttagtagaacaaaataaattcctttattttgtaattacaataatttgtggctcaaataaattaaatttatttcctaaacaaaattttgtagaagaaaacaagttaatttttgtgtttcaatattttttgtggtTCAAGAAATATTTGGTACAAATAAAAGATACAAgatttgtaataggtattttttgaagatttcctataaaacattttgttataaattttcgaaaagtttatataaaaatggccAACAAGGACAAAGATATGCCAGAATTAAATGATTCTGGAAGTCCAGAATTGGCCTCTTTGAAACAACAAAGGGCCACAatgaaaagaaatattacttgtttagaaaagaaaatcGATAAGGATGGAGATACTGCTGATACAACAATTTTGCAATGTCGGCTCGAAATATTAGAGTCCTACTTCAAACAGATTTCCCATATTCAAGggcaaattgaaaaaataagtcCTTCCGATGTCACTAGGAGTGACTTAGAAGAAATATATATTGCAGCCAAGGCAAAATTGTTGTCCATCTTAAACAAAACTCGTAGTTCGACTTCAATGGAACAAAGTTTCTTCAACACTTCGATCGAACTTTCCAATCAAACTCGTTTGTCCTCGTTAAAATTGCCTCGCTTCGATGGAAAGTACACAGATTATAAACGATTTATCACTACCTTTAATAATATGGTTCATGATAATTCGTCGATTACACCAGTAGATAAATTCAATTATCTGTTAAATTGTCTTTCTGGTCCAGCCCTATCAGTTGTGGAACCTTTCCAAGTGACTGATGAGAATTACCCGAAGGCCCTTGATAGGTTGAGGGAGCGGTACGACAACAAAGTACTAATTTTCTTGGAACACATTACAACACTTTTCAACATTCCTGAAATGTCCAAAGGCGATAGTGTTTCATTACGTTATATCATAGATACCGTTTCTGCAATTCGTGGTTCACTATTATCGCTTGGATCGGAATTAGACATTATGAATGCTATTATAATTCATATTGTTTTATCGAAGCTGGATGATAGTTCTAAACAGAATTACGATGAAAAACTAGATTTTAGATCATTGCCCTCATGGGACACCTGTTATGACATCTTGAGTCATCGATGTCAATTTTTGGAAAGTCATGGAAAGAAAAGTGAACAAAAAAGTAGTTCTAGTGgcacaaataatttaatttcgtAAAACGTAATGAGCATTGCATAAACTGCCTTCGAAAGGGTCATTTAGTTTCGAAATATCCTTCTAGTAGTCGTTGTAGGGTTTGTCAGTCCGCTCATCATACTTCGTTACATATTTTCGTTCAACCGGAATCAGCACCAGTTAATCCAGCTCCTCCTGAAACATCTACAAATAATGCAACATCGTTAGTAGCTCGTTCGTTCAAAAGAGCCATAATACCAACTGCGGTGGTTCTTATCAAAGATAGTTTCGGTTGTTCTCAACCTGTAAGAGTTCTTCTGGATTCCTGTTCTGAAATTAACTTCATTACAGAAGAAACTGCCAAGAAACTTAAACTACGTTTTCTACCAAATTGTCAAGATGTTTCTGGAATAAgtgaaattcaaacaaaaataagataTTCTGTTGCTGCTACCATAAAATCCCAAATTGGCACATTTCAGTGGTCATCAACATTTGCTGTAACGAAATCTATATCAGCCCAACAGCCTGGTGAAAAAATAGATACAACAAGGTTCACAATTCCAGAAACCATACAACTTGCAGACCCGCTTTTCTATAAGCCCCAACGCATTGATTTGTTAATTAGTACggaaatatttttcgatttgtTGCTCGAAGGACGCATTTCGTTAGGACATGGCATGCCTTGCCTTGTTAATACAGTTTTTGGATGGATTGTTGGTGGAAAATTCAACGATCAAAAAAATCCCTCGACCCTTACATGTAATTTGGCCCTAGATTCTTCAACTTCAATTCTTGATAACACATTGAGAAAATTTTGGAAGTTGAGGAATATGTAAGTGGTCCTCAAACATTTACCAATGAGGAACAAGCGTGTGAGAAACATTTCACCGAAAATGTCCAAATTAACTCGGACCGAAGAATTCAAGTTCGGTTAccatttaaacaaaatcctAATTGTTTAGGTGAGTCTTTCGAAATTAGTAAACGAAGATTTTTGTCGCTCGAACGTAAATTGGAACGTGATCCCACTTTAAAATCTATGTATGTCGATTTTGTGAACGAATATTTGGCACTTGGTCATATGTCGCTCTATAATCGTCCTCTTTCGCATCCACATTACATAATACCTCATCATTGTGTTCTCAAGCCTGAGAGTACAACAACAAAGCTTCGTGTCGTTTTCGATGGGTCAGCTCGCACAACTTCGAATCATTCCTTGAATGATATACTCATGGTTGGCCCAACTATACAACAAGATTTAGTTACCACACTCTTTTCGTTTCGTTTGAATAGATTTGCTCTCACTGCAGACATATCTAAAATGTACCGCCAATTTTTAGTCGATGAACGTGATCGTAAATTTCAATTGGTTCTTTGGAGATCCAATTCAAAAGACAAACTATGCGTGTTTCAACTAAACACCGTTACGTATGGGCTCTCAGCAGCACCGTTTTTGGCTATTCGAAGTTTGTTTATTATCGCCGATCAGCACAGTTCAACTTTTCCCATTGGTTCAAAGGTACTTCGTGAGGATTTATACGTAGATGATGTTCTCACTGGCTCTGATAGTCTCGAAATCTTAGAACTCAAGAaatctgaaattattaaaattctcaGTATTCATGGTCT
The window above is part of the Lucilia cuprina isolate Lc7/37 chromosome 6, ASM2204524v1, whole genome shotgun sequence genome. Proteins encoded here:
- the LOC124420605 gene encoding uncharacterized protein LOC124420605 codes for the protein MANKDKDMPELNDSGSPELASLKQQRATMKRNITCLEKKIDKDGDTADTTILQCRLEILESYFKQISHIQGQIEKISPSDVTRSDLEEIYIAAKAKLLSILNKTRSSTSMEQSFFNTSIELSNQTRLSSLKLPRFDGKYTDYKRFITTFNNMVHDNSSITPVDKFNYLLNCLSGPALSVVEPFQVTDENYPKALDRLRERYDNKVLIFLEHITTLFNIPEMSKGDSVSLRYIIDTVSAIRGSLLSLGSELDIMNAIIIHIVLSKLDDSSKQNYDEKLDFRSLPSWDTCYDILSHRCQFLESHGKKSEQKSSSSGTNNLISSRCRVCQSAHHTSLHIFVQPESAPVNPAPPETSTNNATSLVARSFKRAIIPTAVVLIKDSFGCSQPVRVLLDSCSEINFITEETAKKLKLRFLPNCQDVSGISEIQTKIRYSVAATIKSQIGTFQWSSTFAVTKSISAQQPGEKIDTTRFTIPETIQLADPLFYKPQRIDLLISTEIFFDLLLEGRISLGHGMPCLVNTVFGWIVGGKFNDQKNPSTLTFEEYVSGPQTFTNEEQACEKHFTENVQINSDRRIQVRLPFKQNPNCLGESFEISKRRFLSLERKLERDPTLKSMYVDFVNEYLALGHMSLYNRPLSHPHYIIPHHCVLKPESTTTKLRVVFDGSARTTSNHSLNDILMVGPTIQQDLVTTLFSFRLNRFALTADISKMYRQFLVDERDRKFQLVLWRSNSKDKLCVFQLNTVTYGLSAAPFLAIRSLFIIADQHSSTFPIGSKLAKWNSNCPDFVTNNDEEVAIKTTEENITKTLGMSWNPTQDIFLFRFNLSDVSNPTKRSILSIVAKIFDLLGLLSPIVVRCKMLVQEMWVQNIGWDDPLNNSLTLMWLQIKADLEHIHEITIPRYVFTSENILGEIHGFADASQRAFGCCIYYRVLENGSYKTTLLIAKSKVAPIKAQSLPRLELCAQPNFSNTL